In Diaphorobacter ruginosibacter, the genomic stretch GAACCCCGACGAAGTGGGCGCGGCTTCCGTGGACTACCTGCGCGTTGCGGGCCACCTCGTGTTTGGCTATTTCTTCGCCCGCATGGCGCAGGTTGCGCTGCGCGAAATCGCCAATGGCAACACCGATCCGTTCTACCAGGGCAAGCTGCAGACCGCACGCTTCTACTTCGCCAAGCTGTTCCCCGAGACTGCTTCGCTGATGCGCACAGCGCGCGCCGGTTCGAAGTCGTTGATGGATACGGACGCGGCACTGGCCTGATGGTCCGTGCGTTGCCTGAAACCTGATTGCCAGATGAGCATCTTTGCGATGGAGGCTTTATGAAAACCCTGTTTGCAGCCGCGTTGGGCCTGGCCATGGCCGTACCTGCGTTCGCACAAATGTCCCCGGCAGGCGTGTGGCGCAGCGTGGATGACAAGACCGGTGAAGCCAAGGCGGAAATCCGCATCACCGATGAAGCCGACGGCCTTCATGGCCGCATCGAGAAGCTGCTCAAGAAAGGGGCCGATCCGGCAGCCCTGTGCGTCGAATGCAAGGACGACCGCAAGGACAAGCCCATGATCGGGCTGGAGATCATCCGTGGCGGCAAGAAGGAAGCCGACAAGGAGGTGTGGTCCGGCGGCAAGATCATCGACCCCGAGAACGGCAAGGAATACCGCGCGAGCCTCACCCCCGTTGAAGGTGGTGCGAAGCTCGAGGTGCGCGGTTTCCTTGGTCCTTTCTGGCGGACCCAGACGTGGCAGCGCGTGAACTGACTATGAAACACCCCCTGAGTCGCTACGCGCCTTCCCCCTCCAGGGGGACGACGCCAGCGCGGCGGGGCGGCCCTTGCGCGGCGTCCGCTGGCATGGCCTGCTCCGCGGCCCTCGGCGCAGTGGCGGGCGAGCCGTGTCCTGCTGTGGCATGAGCCAAGCGAAGTGTGGAATTTCTGAGGAACCAACAATATGTCTAGATTCCAGGTGAAGAAAGTCGCCGTGCTCGGCGCGGGCGTGATGGGTGCGCAGATCGCTGCCCATCTCGTCAATGTGAAAGTCCCCGTCATCCTGTTCGACCTGCCTGCCAAGGAAGGCCCGAAGAGCGCGATTGCCGAGAAGGCGATCGCCAACCTCAAGAAGCTCAAGCCATCACCGATTGGCGTGGCCGAAGATGCCGACCTGATCCAGCCCGCCAACTACGAAGAGCACATGAAGCTGCTCAAGGGCTGCGACCTCATCATCGAGGCCATTGCCGAGCGCATGGACTGGAAGCTCGACCTGTACCACAAGATCGCGCCGTTCGTCGCCAAGACGGCGCTCGTGGCATCGAACACGTCGGGCCTGTCGATCACCAAGCTGTCCGAGGCGCTGCCGGATGCGATCAAGCCGCGCTTCTGCGGCATCCACTTCTTCAACCCGCCGCGCTACATGCAGCTGGTGGAACTGATCAACACGCCCACGACCAACGCCGAGGTGCTCGACCAGCTCGAGACCTTCGTCACCTCGACGCTCGGCAAGGGCGTGGTGCGTGCGCATGACACGCCCAACTTCATCGCCAACCGCATCGGCATCGCAGGCATGCTCTCGACGATGAAGCAGGCCGAGAATTTCGGCCTCTCGTTCGACGTGGTGGATGACCTCACCGGCAAGAAGCTGGGCCGCGCGTCGAGCGGCACCTTCCGTACGGCGGACGTGGTGGGTCTGGACACCATGGCCCACGTGATCAAGACGCTGCAGGACAACCTGAGCCTGGAGACCGATCCGTTCTACGGCAACTTCGGAACGCCCGCGGTGCTGCAGAAGCTGCTGGATCTGAAGAACCTCGGCCAGAAGACCAAGGCCGGTTTCTTCAAGAAGGTCGGCCGCGACATCCTGCAGTTCGAGCTCGACAGCGAGGAATACATCCCCGCAGGCCAGAAGAGCGACGAGGTCTACGGCCGCATGCTCAAGAAGCCCGCCGGCGAGCGCCTCAAGCTGCTGCGCAACGCGGAAGGCGCACAGGGTCGCTTCCTGTGGGCGATCCTGCGCGACAGTTTCCACTACGCTGCGATCCACCTGGAGCACATCGCCGATACCGCGCGCGACGTGGACCAGGCCATGCGCTGGGGCTTCGGTATGAAGCAGGGCCCGTTCGAGCTGTGGCAGGAGGCCGGCTGGCTCGATGTGGCGAAGATGGTGCAGGAAGACATCGACGCGGGCAAGGCGCTGACCAAGGCACCGTTGCCCCAATGGGTGTTCGAGGGTCCGGTGGCCGAGGCCGGCGGCGTGCACACGGCGCAGGGTTCGTGGAGTCCCGCACAGAAGAAGTTCGTTCCACGCCGCGAGCTGCCGGTGTACCAGCGCCAGATCTTCCCCGAGAAGCTGCTGGGCGAGGACAGCCTGCCCGACTGGAAGACCGCGGGCACGACGATTTCGGAAACCAAGGCGCTGCGCACCTGGACGCTCGACGGCGAGGTGTTGATTGCCAGCATCAAGAACAAGATGCATGCCATCAGCCCCGAGGTCATGGAAGGCCTCGTGGAAGCCGTGGACGTTGCCGAGAGCGACTTCAAGGCGATGGTGATCTGGTCCGGTGACGCACCGTTCAGCGTGGGTGCCGACCTCGAGGCGACGATGCCTGCATTCGTCGTGGGTGGCGCCGAGGCGATCGAGAGCATCGAGCAGGAACTGCAGAACATGATGCTGCGCATGCGCTATGCGCAGGTGCCGGTGGTGGCTGCGATCCACGGCATGGCGCTGGGCGGTGGTTGCGAGCTGTCGGTGTATTCCGCGCGCCGCGTGGCGCACATGGAGAGCTACATCGGCCTCGTCGAGGTCGGCGTGGGCCTGGTGCCGGGCGCAGGCGGTCTCACCTACATCGCGCGCCGCGCCGCCGAAAACGCGACGACCAGCACGGGCAAGGACCTGTTGCCCTTCCTCACCGAAGGCTTCACCGCGGCGGCGATGGCCAAGGTCGGCACGAGCGCCATCGAGTCGCGCAAGCTGGGCTACCTGCTGGACAGCGACATCATCGTTGCGCACAAGGATGAGCTGCTCCATGTGGCGATCAACGAAGCCCGCTCCATGGCCAACGCCGGCTGGCGCGCGCCGCTGGCACGCACCTTCCCGGTCGCGGGCCGCAGCGGCATCGCCACCATCCGTGGTTCGCTGGTGAACATGCGCGACGGCGGCTTCATCAGCGAGTTCGACCAGCACATCGCGACACTGATCGCCGAAGTGGTGTGCGGCGGGGATGTCGATACCGGCACGCTCGTCGACGAGCAATACCTGATGAAGCTGGAGCGCAAGGCGTTCACGCACCTGATCGCGCACCCGAAGACACATGAGCGCATCCTCGGAATGCTCAACACTGGCAAGCCAGTGCGGAACTGATGAACGCGTCACGCAAGGAGTACTCAACATGAAACAACAGCAAGACGCCTACATCGTTGCCGCGACGCGCACGCCGATCGGCCGCTCGCACAAGGGCTTTTTCCGCAACTACCGCCCCGACGACCTGCTCGCGACGATCCTGAAGTCGGCGCTGGCGCAGGTGCCCAGCCTCGATCCCCAGGCCATCGAGGACATCATCTGCGGCTGCGCGATCCCCGAGGCGCAGCAGGGCCTGAATGTGGCGCGCATCGGCGCGGTGCTGGCGGGATTGCCGACCAGCGTGGGCGGCATCACCGTCAACCGCTTTTGCGCCTCCGGCCTGTCGGCCGTAGCCATGGCCGCTGACCGCATCCGCGTAGGCGAGGCCGACGTGATGATTGCCGCCGGTGTGGAGAGCATGAGCATGGTGCCGATGATGGGCAACGCGCCGTCGCTCTCGCCCTCGATCTTCGAGCGCGATGGGGATGTGGGCATTGCCTACGGCATGGGGCTGACCGCGGAGAAGGTCGCCCAGCAATGGAAGGTGACGCGCGAGGCGCAGGACGCATTCGCGCTCGAATCGCACCGGCGCGCGATCGCGGCGCAACAGGCCGGTGAGTTTGCCGGCGAGATCACGCCCATCGATGTGATCGATCGCGGCCTCGATCTCGCCAAGGGCGACATCATCACCAGCACACGCACCGTGAGTCTCGACGAAGGCCCGCGCCCCGACACCTCGCTCGAAGGCCTGGCCAAGCTGCGCACCGTGTTCGCGGCGCGCGGCTCGGTCACGGCGGGCAACAGTTCGCAGACCAGCGACGGCGCG encodes the following:
- a CDS encoding 3-hydroxyacyl-CoA dehydrogenase/enoyl-CoA hydratase family protein yields the protein MSRFQVKKVAVLGAGVMGAQIAAHLVNVKVPVILFDLPAKEGPKSAIAEKAIANLKKLKPSPIGVAEDADLIQPANYEEHMKLLKGCDLIIEAIAERMDWKLDLYHKIAPFVAKTALVASNTSGLSITKLSEALPDAIKPRFCGIHFFNPPRYMQLVELINTPTTNAEVLDQLETFVTSTLGKGVVRAHDTPNFIANRIGIAGMLSTMKQAENFGLSFDVVDDLTGKKLGRASSGTFRTADVVGLDTMAHVIKTLQDNLSLETDPFYGNFGTPAVLQKLLDLKNLGQKTKAGFFKKVGRDILQFELDSEEYIPAGQKSDEVYGRMLKKPAGERLKLLRNAEGAQGRFLWAILRDSFHYAAIHLEHIADTARDVDQAMRWGFGMKQGPFELWQEAGWLDVAKMVQEDIDAGKALTKAPLPQWVFEGPVAEAGGVHTAQGSWSPAQKKFVPRRELPVYQRQIFPEKLLGEDSLPDWKTAGTTISETKALRTWTLDGEVLIASIKNKMHAISPEVMEGLVEAVDVAESDFKAMVIWSGDAPFSVGADLEATMPAFVVGGAEAIESIEQELQNMMLRMRYAQVPVVAAIHGMALGGGCELSVYSARRVAHMESYIGLVEVGVGLVPGAGGLTYIARRAAENATTSTGKDLLPFLTEGFTAAAMAKVGTSAIESRKLGYLLDSDIIVAHKDELLHVAINEARSMANAGWRAPLARTFPVAGRSGIATIRGSLVNMRDGGFISEFDQHIATLIAEVVCGGDVDTGTLVDEQYLMKLERKAFTHLIAHPKTHERILGMLNTGKPVRN
- a CDS encoding DUF2147 domain-containing protein, yielding MKTLFAAALGLAMAVPAFAQMSPAGVWRSVDDKTGEAKAEIRITDEADGLHGRIEKLLKKGADPAALCVECKDDRKDKPMIGLEIIRGGKKEADKEVWSGGKIIDPENGKEYRASLTPVEGGAKLEVRGFLGPFWRTQTWQRVN
- a CDS encoding acetyl-CoA C-acyltransferase, which codes for MKQQQDAYIVAATRTPIGRSHKGFFRNYRPDDLLATILKSALAQVPSLDPQAIEDIICGCAIPEAQQGLNVARIGAVLAGLPTSVGGITVNRFCASGLSAVAMAADRIRVGEADVMIAAGVESMSMVPMMGNAPSLSPSIFERDGDVGIAYGMGLTAEKVAQQWKVTREAQDAFALESHRRAIAAQQAGEFAGEITPIDVIDRGLDLAKGDIITSTRTVSLDEGPRPDTSLEGLAKLRTVFAARGSVTAGNSSQTSDGAGALILASEAAVKRFGLTPLARFVSYASKGVPPEIMGIGPIEAIPAALRYAGLKQDDMDWIELNEAFAAQSLAVINTLGLDMSKVNPMGGAIALGHPLGATGAIRSATVVHALQRKKLKYGMVTMCVGMGQGAAGIFERV